One Paenibacillus sp. FSL W8-0186 genomic window carries:
- a CDS encoding spore germination protein, with protein MTDREHNEYSQEQPEFIPYPEEHSDEETDGVNREKGQGDENKELRNQKVENEHSDTIEESVVYWQKSGRISEDLDTTKKTLEEVVGLGKSFDIDFREMTFGETRTGLFFISGFAKEDILQEILKRLTYLSPDNVSSGALHAFFDLYIPHIQVKKINKLSDVITMVLSGMSALFIHGEQEALVMDTRTYPVRNPEEPSLERVVRGARDGFTETLLTNITLVRRRLRDPGLTFELHKVGRRTQTDVCIAYIDDIVDKTQVDSVREKITSIDIDGIPLAEKQLEEAIVRKGWNPYPLVRYSERPDVVASHILEGRVALFSDTSPSVIIFPTTFFDLCQHAEENRQTAFMGSYLRWVRFAGIFASLFLLPLWLLMVIHPELKPAALSFIGPQSQAKIPLIAQFLLIEFGVDLLRMAAVHTPTPLASAMGLIAAILIGDIAVKTGLFVNEVVLYMAVAAIGMFATPSYELGLANRVIRLGLLIAVAIFGGPGFVVGVTAYIVWLTLRRSYNSSYLWPFIPFNAKAMAAIFFRLPVMTSKQRPSFNKTRDRTRMPRNE; from the coding sequence ATGACGGATCGGGAGCATAACGAATATTCACAGGAGCAGCCGGAATTTATTCCATATCCGGAGGAACACTCTGACGAGGAGACGGACGGTGTTAACAGAGAGAAGGGGCAGGGGGACGAGAACAAAGAGCTGCGGAATCAGAAGGTAGAGAACGAGCATTCCGATACGATTGAGGAATCGGTCGTATATTGGCAGAAAAGCGGCAGGATTAGCGAGGATTTAGATACGACGAAAAAAACGCTGGAGGAGGTCGTCGGCCTCGGCAAGAGCTTTGATATTGATTTTCGCGAAATGACCTTCGGGGAAACGCGAACAGGTTTGTTCTTCATCAGCGGCTTTGCGAAGGAGGATATTTTACAGGAAATTTTGAAACGCTTGACATATTTGTCGCCCGATAATGTATCTTCCGGGGCGCTGCATGCTTTTTTTGACCTTTATATCCCGCATATCCAGGTAAAAAAGATCAATAAGCTGAGCGATGTCATTACGATGGTGCTCAGCGGAATGAGCGCCTTGTTCATTCATGGGGAGCAGGAAGCGTTAGTGATGGATACCCGGACGTACCCGGTACGGAATCCGGAAGAGCCATCGCTCGAACGTGTTGTGAGAGGGGCGAGGGACGGATTTACCGAAACCCTGCTGACGAACATTACGCTTGTCCGCCGGCGGCTCCGCGATCCTGGCCTCACCTTTGAATTGCATAAGGTGGGGCGCAGAACGCAAACTGATGTATGCATCGCTTATATCGATGATATTGTTGATAAAACGCAGGTCGATTCCGTACGCGAGAAGATCACATCCATTGATATCGACGGCATTCCGCTAGCGGAAAAACAATTGGAAGAAGCGATCGTGCGCAAGGGCTGGAATCCGTACCCGCTGGTCCGGTATTCGGAGCGGCCGGATGTCGTTGCTTCGCATATTCTAGAAGGGCGGGTTGCGCTCTTTAGCGATACATCGCCCAGTGTCATTATTTTCCCGACGACATTTTTTGATCTATGCCAGCATGCGGAGGAGAACAGGCAGACGGCATTTATGGGCAGCTATTTACGCTGGGTACGGTTTGCCGGCATCTTTGCTTCGTTATTTTTGCTTCCATTATGGCTCCTCATGGTGATTCATCCCGAGCTTAAGCCAGCTGCGCTGTCATTTATTGGCCCGCAGTCCCAGGCTAAAATCCCGCTGATCGCCCAGTTTCTTCTGATTGAATTCGGCGTAGATCTGCTTCGGATGGCTGCGGTACATACGCCGACTCCGCTTGCTTCGGCGATGGGTCTGATCGCGGCAATACTCATTGGAGATATTGCTGTGAAAACAGGTTTGTTCGTCAACGAGGTCGTGCTGTATATGGCTGTCGCGGCCATTGGAATGTTTGCCACGCCGAGCTATGAGCTGGGGCTTGCCAACCGGGTGATTCGGCTGGGCTTGCTTATCGCTGTTGCGATCTTCGGCGGTCCGGGGTTTGTCGTTGGCGTGACGGCCTACATTGTTTGGCTGACGCTGCGGCGGTCCTATAACTCCTCCTATCTGTGGCCGTTTATACCGTTTAATGCAAAGGCAATGGCCGCCATTTTTTTCCGCTTGCCGGTCATGACCTCCAAACAAAGGCCATCCTTCAACAAGACAAGGGACCGCACTCGCATGCCGCGTAATGAGTAG